One segment of Carya illinoinensis cultivar Pawnee chromosome 1, C.illinoinensisPawnee_v1, whole genome shotgun sequence DNA contains the following:
- the LOC122274724 gene encoding 3-dehydrosphinganine reductase TSC10A-like yields MIFPQGEHERQQQIKFEAKHIASVSLDYFFEAPSMADSNLAYLSFLLLLLLPLSLFLFLYLILRPRPVRIPIKNRHVFITGGSSGIGLALAHQVASEGARVSILARSLDKLEEAKQAIQLATGIEAAVFAADVRDYDAISRAVEKAGPIDVLIVNQGVFVPQELERQELDEVRFMLDVNLMGTFNMIKAALPAMKLHRRDRGPASIALMSSQAGQVGIYGYTAYSASKFGLRGLAEALQQEVIADDIHVSLIFPPDTDTPGLVEENKRRPQLTSIIAASSGVMKADEVAKRALSGIKSGRFIIPCNFEGLLLSIATAGFSPQRSFLMAFVEVVAAGIIRFVTLCFQWNWYGSIEKWHAQIKRT; encoded by the exons ATGATATTTCCACAAGGAGAACATGAACGACAACAGCAGATAAAGTTCGAAGCCAAACACATCGCTTCCGTTTCTTTGGATTACTTTTTCGAAGCTCCATCAATGGCGGACTCCAACCTTGCTTAtctctctttccttcttctcctcctcctccctctgtctctcttcctcttcctctaccTTATACTCCGGCCTCGCCCCGTCAGGATCCCAATCAAGAACCGCCACGTGTTCATCACCGGCGGATCAAGCGGGATCGGCCTCGCCCTGGCTCACCAGGTCGCGTCGGAGGGCGCGCGCGTCTCTATCTTGGCCCGGTCCCTCGACAAGCTCGAGGAAGCGAAGCAGGCGATCCAGCTCGCCACGGGCATCGAGGCGGCGGTATTCGCGGCCGACGTGCGGGACTACGACGCCATTTCGAGGGCAGTGGAGAAGGCAGGGCCAATCGACGTGTTGATCGTGAATCAGGGGGTGTTCGTGCCTCAGGAGCTGGAGAGGCAAGAACTGGATGAGGTGAGGTTCATGTTGGACGTGAATCTGATGGGGACTTTTAATATGATCAAAGCTGCTTTACCTGCCATGAAGCTTCATCGGAGGGACCGTGGCCCCGCCTCCATCGCTCTCATGTCGTCCCAGGCCGGCCAG GTGGGCATATACGGTTACACAGCTTATTCCGCCAGCAAGTTTGGGCTCCGGGGTTTGGCAGAGGCTTTGCAACAAGAGGTCATTGCGGATGACATTCATGTCTCCCTTATATTCCCTCCGGACACTGACACTCCCGGCCTCGTCGAAG AAAACAAGAGAAGACCACAGCTCACCAGTATCATTGCAGCCTCCTCTGGTGTAATGAAAGCTGATGAAGTTGCCAAGAGAGCTTTAAGTGGCATAAAATCTGGTCGCTTTATTATTCCTTGCAACTTTGAGGGTCTGTTACTGTCTATAGCGACAGCTGGTTTTTCCCCTCAGAGATCATTCCTGATGGCTTTTGTCGAGGTTGTTGCTGCTGGTATAATACGTTTTGTCACTCTATGCTTCCAGTGGAATTGGTATGGAAGTATAGAGAAGTGGCATGCACAAATAAAGA GGACCTAG
- the LOC122274731 gene encoding peroxiredoxin-2F, mitochondrial-like isoform X1, whose translation MASIILKRTSFSSMKSMAGCIRTGAMSFRAFATKVEAGTDIVAAAPDVFLQKARTWDEGVSSKFATTPLKDIFRGKRVVIFGLPVSYSVSGAYTGVCSQQHVPSYKNNIDKFRAEKVDSVICVAVNDPYAMNAWAEKLEAKDSIDFYGDFDGSFHKSLGLEKDLSAALLGPRSQRWSALVVDGKVNVLNVEENPSDFKVSGGGHILKQI comes from the exons ATGGCGTCCATCATTCTGAAGCGAACAAGCTTTTCCTCCATGAAGTCAATGGCGGGATGTATCAGAACCGGGGCGATGTCGTTTAGGGCCTTTGCGACGAAGGTGGAGGCGGGGACTGACATTGTTGCTGCCGCACCGGATGTTTTTCTGCAGAAGGCTCGTACCTGGGATGAGGGTGTGTCCTCTAAGTTCGCCACCACTCCTCTCAAAGACATTTTCAGG GGCAAAAGAGTGGTCATCTTTGGGCTCCCTGTAAGTTACTCCGTATCT GGTGCATACACAGGAGTTTGTTCACAGCAGCATGTACCTAGTTACAAGAACAACATTGATAAGTTCAGGGCTGAAAAGGTTGATTCTGTAATTTGTGTTGCCGTTAATGATCCATATGCCATGAATGCCTGGGCAGAGAAACTTGAAGCCAAAGATTCT ATTGACTTTTATGGGGACTTTGATGGAAGCTTCCATAAGAGCTTGGGATTGGAGAAAGATCTATCTGCTGCTTTACTTGGACCTCGCTCTCAAAG ATGGTCTGCATTGGTGGTCGATGGGAAAGTTAATGTTCTTAATGTTGAGGAAAATCCGTCCGACTTTAAAGTTTCTGGTGGGGGGCACATCTTGAAGCAGATATGA
- the LOC122274731 gene encoding peroxiredoxin-2F, mitochondrial-like isoform X2, which translates to MASIILKRTSFSSMKSMAGCIRTGAMSFRAFATKVEAGTDIVAAAPDVFLQKARTWDEGVSSKFATTPLKDIFRGKRVVIFGLPGAYTGVCSQQHVPSYKNNIDKFRAEKVDSVICVAVNDPYAMNAWAEKLEAKDSIDFYGDFDGSFHKSLGLEKDLSAALLGPRSQRWSALVVDGKVNVLNVEENPSDFKVSGGGHILKQI; encoded by the exons ATGGCGTCCATCATTCTGAAGCGAACAAGCTTTTCCTCCATGAAGTCAATGGCGGGATGTATCAGAACCGGGGCGATGTCGTTTAGGGCCTTTGCGACGAAGGTGGAGGCGGGGACTGACATTGTTGCTGCCGCACCGGATGTTTTTCTGCAGAAGGCTCGTACCTGGGATGAGGGTGTGTCCTCTAAGTTCGCCACCACTCCTCTCAAAGACATTTTCAGG GGCAAAAGAGTGGTCATCTTTGGGCTCCCT GGTGCATACACAGGAGTTTGTTCACAGCAGCATGTACCTAGTTACAAGAACAACATTGATAAGTTCAGGGCTGAAAAGGTTGATTCTGTAATTTGTGTTGCCGTTAATGATCCATATGCCATGAATGCCTGGGCAGAGAAACTTGAAGCCAAAGATTCT ATTGACTTTTATGGGGACTTTGATGGAAGCTTCCATAAGAGCTTGGGATTGGAGAAAGATCTATCTGCTGCTTTACTTGGACCTCGCTCTCAAAG ATGGTCTGCATTGGTGGTCGATGGGAAAGTTAATGTTCTTAATGTTGAGGAAAATCCGTCCGACTTTAAAGTTTCTGGTGGGGGGCACATCTTGAAGCAGATATGA
- the LOC122274743 gene encoding uncharacterized protein LOC122274743 isoform X1, whose translation MASGGSDVDAVSKALNSAQIFAGKQQQQQLLQQPDFNHKGVDVEEENGAGLEITCFSDVFNDVPLHFQILRLPKQIYVWIGCSSAKLGNLYAAAPTRPLPTDDHTELDAHFMLINYNHHNLTLCFAIWRLKQKDTVSVTSILGGTSDNAGTGIARRLVLKTGLNVILASNIPKNSPMLQAEAEKLLVQKLIHLGYTRQKAELSSS comes from the exons ATGGCTAGTGGAGGATCGGACGTGGATGCTGTGAGCAAAGCCCTAAACTCCGCCCAGATTTTCGCAgggaagcagcagcagcagcagctgcTGCAACAACCTGATTTTAACCATAAGGGCGTTGATGTGGAGGAGGAAAACGGTGCTGGCTTAGAGATCACTTGCTTTAGTGACGTCTTCAACGACGTCCCtcttcattttcaaattctccGACTTCCCAAACAG ATATATGTGTGGATCGGTTGCAGCTCTGCCAAATTAGGAAACTTATACGCAGCTGCGCCTACACGTCCT CTTCCTACCGATGATCATACTGAGCTTGATGCTCATTTTATGCTCATAAATTATAATCATCATAACTTAACGTTATGTTTCGCTATTTGGCGACTTAAACAGAAGGATACGGTTAGTGTTACTTCCATACTTGGAGGAACTTCTGATAATGCAGGAACAGGAATTGCTCGACGATTAG TGTTGAAGACTGGTCTTAATGTAATCCTGGCTTCCAATATTCCAAAGAATAGTCCTATGCTTCAG GCAGAAGCTGAGAAGCTGTTGGTACAAAAGCTAATCCACCTGGGTTACACAAGACAGAAAGCAGAACTATCGTCCTCATAG
- the LOC122274743 gene encoding proteasome assembly chaperone 4 isoform X2: MASGGSDVDAVSKALNSAQIFAGKQQQQQLLQQPDFNHKGVDVEEENGAGLEITCFSDVFNDVPLHFQILRLPKQIYVWIGCSSAKLGNLYAAAPTRPKDTVSVTSILGGTSDNAGTGIARRLVLKTGLNVILASNIPKNSPMLQAEAEKLLVQKLIHLGYTRQKAELSSS, translated from the exons ATGGCTAGTGGAGGATCGGACGTGGATGCTGTGAGCAAAGCCCTAAACTCCGCCCAGATTTTCGCAgggaagcagcagcagcagcagctgcTGCAACAACCTGATTTTAACCATAAGGGCGTTGATGTGGAGGAGGAAAACGGTGCTGGCTTAGAGATCACTTGCTTTAGTGACGTCTTCAACGACGTCCCtcttcattttcaaattctccGACTTCCCAAACAG ATATATGTGTGGATCGGTTGCAGCTCTGCCAAATTAGGAAACTTATACGCAGCTGCGCCTACACGTCCT AAGGATACGGTTAGTGTTACTTCCATACTTGGAGGAACTTCTGATAATGCAGGAACAGGAATTGCTCGACGATTAG TGTTGAAGACTGGTCTTAATGTAATCCTGGCTTCCAATATTCCAAAGAATAGTCCTATGCTTCAG GCAGAAGCTGAGAAGCTGTTGGTACAAAAGCTAATCCACCTGGGTTACACAAGACAGAAAGCAGAACTATCGTCCTCATAG